TTGAAAAATACATGCTTTTTTAAAGTTTTAGACACTTATCTGAAAGTGGAAAATGCATTCAAACACCCATGATATCATAAAAAAATCACACTTTATTGATTTACATAAAATAGCTTAATAGGACcaatacagttttggaacaataaatagtacaaaaatgtatattaataacATGAATAGAGTACATTTAAATAGTACAGAACAATATGTTCATTCAAGTAAATAATAAAAGCTTCCGTTGGGAAGTAGAAATCGTATTCAGTTAGGACTGATGCCTTGTAACCGATAATGCCCATTAGAGTTAAAAAATATGTGTCAAATTATTTGTGATGATATATTTTAATGTCCAGCGAGGCAGTTGTGAGTCCTGTGAAAAAGAAAGTTGTATTGAGTTTTTCAGTTGTTTTATTACACATACTGGCCagtatatgtgacactggaccacaaaaccagtcataaggtcaaattttacaaaactgagatatatacatcatatgaaagctcaataaataagctttctattgatgtatggtttgttaggatagggcaatatttagccgagatacatctatttgaaaatctgaaatctaagggtgcaaaaaatcaaaatactgagaaaatcacctttaaagttgtccaaattaagttcttagcaatgcatattactaagcaaaaattacattttgataggtttacagtaggattttacaaaaaatcttcatggaacatgatctttacttaatttcctaatgatttttgacataaaagaaaaatcaataattttgacccaaacaatgtatttttggctattgctacaaatataccccagcgacttaagactggttttgtggtccagggtcacatatgtgcatgaGGAATATATGCTCACCGTATATGCTGATGCTATTTTTGCTCTATATAAGACTGTCAATGCTGTTCTTATAAGACTGTGGTGGATCCTCAATATCCAAGGTACTAAAAATGAAATAGACAAAAGTAAAATTAAACAGGATATGGTCCTGtatgtataaattaaaactaataaataataacagtaatgATGCAAGAAAAATATAACTGCAAAATAAGACATGTCTTACCTGTTCAGGTCAAAATTGCTAGCTGAAAAACAAAAAggcattatttagcattttaattcATTTCCAGTATATTATTCAAAGAATTATATGCAAGAACATATTCAGGAACTCAACAAACTCAGTTTGACTCACCTTTCTTCCTCAGTTTCTTCAGTATCCAGAGGACTAAGCCCAGACTGGAGGCGCTGATAGCGCCTGCAACCCCAACAGTCACTTCTGTCGCTTCGAGCAGTGATGCAGAGGTATCAGGATGAGctgaaaatacaaataaaaggaAATAAGCTGTAGAATGTCTTTATCTTATCATCTCGAAATGACACATCTGCATCCAACAATTGCTATCAGCTGTTTACCTTGACACACTGCCACTTCCCCTGACCAGCTCCCATTGGAGTTGCACATCATTATCTTGTCACTGTCCTCTTCAAGTAGTTGACCTTCGTCACAGATGAAGATGCAGAAGGTGCCAAAGGTGGGTTCTTCAGACGAGCAGTTCATATACCCATTGATTGGCTCAGGAAGTTGTGGGCAGACCACTGCTACAAAGTTGAGAGAAGACAAAGTGTTTAGTATGTTAACTTGAACCTGTAAATCCATAAATGTggtaaaagtttgtttttaccTTCACAGCGAGGTGGTTCCTGACTCCACTTTGCTGTCTTTGTACAGCTGATCTCTGAAGCTCCCTGGAGGCGGAATCCTTCAACACAACTGAAGCTGCATTTGCTCCCGTAATTAGAGCTGGAAGTGCAGCTCAGCTCTCCATTGACAGGACTGTTAAGAGCTGGGCAGTGAATAACTGAGAGGAAACAAAGTAACATGTGAACAGATTAGCCAGTTTTCTTGAGAGCTTCAGATGTCTGTTTGCTAAATGGTACTCACGTTCACAGGTTGGTGCTTTGCTTGACCACTCTGTGGTAGAAGTGCATGTTGTCGTACTGGAACCCTTTAGTTCATAACCTTCCTCACAGGAATATTTACACTGAGAGTCATATGAGAAATTTCCATTAGGATAAGAGCACTGGACACTAGCATGATCTGGTGGGGAGACGTCCTctggtttgcattgtacaactgAAAATCAGAAAAGGGGATTATCATTAGAGCCAATGAGCAGAGAGAGTTAAAGAGAAAATGGAGCAGAACTACTGATGAACTGTTTTAATAGAAGTTTAAGTCTAAGTAAATTCAGACCCGTCTTACTTTCACAAGTGGGTTGTGAATCGTTCCAGCTTCCCGTTGCCCCACAGAACAGTGTAGAGGAGTTGGAGTTTCGCAGCGTGTATCCTTTTTCACACATAAACTCACAGGTGGACTGGTATCTGAAGTTGCCCATTGGATTTTGACACTGCATTTTACCTTTTTGTGGTTTGTTCAGCTCTGGACATTGAACAACTGCAAAAAGATGTCCAAGTGTTTTAAAAAGCTTGTGATCAAATGTCTCATTTTCATTTTACAATGTAAATTCAACTCACGTTCACAGGTTGGTGGTTTGCTTGACCACTCTGTGGTAGAAGTGCATGTCGTCGTACTGGAACCCTTTAGTTCATAACCTTCCTCACAGGAATATTCACACCGAGAGTCATATGAGAAATTTCCATTAGGATAAGAGCACTGGACAGTAGCATGATCTGGTGGGGTGACATCCTCTGGTTCGCATTTTACAACTGAAAATCAGAAAATAGGGTCATGATTAAACTCAATGAGCAGTGAGCAGAACTACTAAAGAACTATTTTAATGGAAGTTTAAGTCTAAGTAAATTAAGACCCATCTTACTTTCACAAGTGGGTTGTGAATCATTCCAGTGTCCTATTGCTTCACAGAACAATGTTGAAGAGCTGGAGTTTCGCAGCGTGTATCCTTTTTCACACTTAAACTCACAGGTGGATTGGTAGCTAAAGTTGCCCATTGGATTTTGACACTGCATTTCACCTTCCTGTGGTTTGTTCAGCTCTGGACATCGAACAACTGCAAAAAGATGTCCAAGTGTTTTAAAAAGCATGTGATCAAATGGCAAATTTTACAATGTAAATTCAACTTACGTTCACAGGTTGGTGGTTTGCTTGACCACTCTGTGGTAGAAGTGCATCTTGTCATACTGGAACCCTTTAGTTTATAACCTTCCTTACAGGAATATTTACACTGAGAGTCATATGAGAAATTTCCATTAGGATAAGAGCACTGGACAGTAGCATGATCTGGTGGGGTGACATCCTCTGGTTTGCATTTTACAACTGAAAATCAGAAAATAGGGTCATGATTAAACTCAATGAGCAGTGAGCAGAACTACtgatgaactattttaatggaaGTTTAAGTCTAAGTAAATTAAGACACATCTTACTTTCACAAGTGGGTTGTGAATCATTCCAGTGTCCCGTTGCTTTACAGAACAATGTTGAAGAGCTGGAGTCTCGCAGTGTGTATCCTTTTTTACACTTAAACTCACAGGTGGACTGGTATCTGAAGTTGCCCATTGGATTTTGACACTGCATTTCACCTTCTTGTGGTTTGTTCAGCTCTGGACATTGAACAACTGCAAAAAGATGTCTAAGTGTTTTAAAAAGCATGTGATCAAGTGTCTCATTTTCATTTTACAATGTAAATTCAACTCACGTTCACAGGTTGGTGGTTTGCTTGACCACTCTGTGGTAGAAGTGCATGTCGTCGTACTGGAACCCTTTAGTTTATAACCCTCTTTACAGGAATATTCACACTGAGAGTCATATGAGAAATTTCCATTAGGATAAGAGCACTGGACACTAGCATGATCTGGTGGGGTGACATCCTCTGGTTTGCATTTTACAACTGAAAATCAGAAAATAGGGTCATGATTAAACTCAATGAGCAGAAAAATTAAAGAGCAAAGTGAAGAACTACtgatgaactattttaatggaaGTTTAAGTCTAAGTAAATTCAAACCCGTCTTACTTTCACAAGTGGGTTGTGAATCATTCCAGTGTCCCGTTGCTTCACAGAACAATGTTGAAGAGCTGGAGTCTCGCAGCGTGTATCCTTCGTCACACATAAACTCACAGGTGGACTGGTATCTGAAGTTGCCCATTGGATTTTGACACTGCATTTCACCTTCTTGTGGTTTGTTCAGCTCTGGACATTGAACAACTGCAAAAAGATGTCCAAGTGTTTTAAAAAGCTTGTGATCAAATGTCTCATTTTCATTTTACAATGTAAATTCAACTCACGTTCACAGGTTGGTGGTTTGCTTGACCACTTTGTGGTAGAAGTGCATGTTGTCGTACTGGAACCCTTTAGTTTATAACCTTTTTCACAGGAATATTTACACTGAGAGGCATATGAGAAATTTCCATTAGGATGAGAGCAATCAATGCTAGCATAATCTAGTGGGGTGATGTCCTCTGGTTTGCATTTTACAACTGAAAATTAGACAACAGGCAACATGGTTACACATGGTTCACACTTTCATTGTCAACataaatgtgttaaatgtatCTAGAGAAGTATTACCCACCATGTTCACATCGCTCTCCATAGAAACCATCAAAGCATGAGCATTTATGGTCGTTTATGGTTTCGACACACTCTCCATGACCACTGACACAGGAGTCGACTTTGCAGGCCGCTGAGAAAGAAAAATGGATGATTATGCATTGTTGAATGGGTGTATTCAACAAATACAGCGGAATGGCTTTtcttccatttaaattttttaataatcTACAAAATAATATTAGGGCTGTATGATTTCCACAATGGGGAAAATGTGGTCATATATAAAAATTTGAGATGCATAAAGACTACCTGTGTAGCAAAGTGCCGTCTTCTTCCTGTAGCAGGATTCATCATTCCATTTGCCTTCATCTTTCTCTCTTTTAATGTATATTTCCACACAGTCTTCATGATTCCCTCCATTATTGGGCTCCTTCTCTGCCCAGTTCTCAGCTTCCTTGGTAAGCGTCTTATTAGTTCCCACCCAGGTCCAGTTGTCATTAATTTTACGGATGCCAATCCAGTAATATCCACTGACTTTTGGAAGGAAGCTGTTGAGGTGATTAATCTCTTCTTTGTTTTGAATGGCTACCATGTCGGTGAATCTCTGTCTGCACCAGTCTCTGGCAGATTCCCAGTTCATCATCGAATCTGAGTAATGGTATGACCAGCCTTCGGTGCCGCTCCATATGTTTAGCGCTGTAGAATTAAACCAATGCACCTTGAGTGAATTATGTTTGTTTACTATGTTTAGTTTATACATTAGTATGTTTTGCTTTATTACCTGAATAAATAAGTACAAGGGAAGCAAAAAATTGCAGTGGTACTTTGTTGAAGATGTCCTGCAAAATTAAAGAATTCTATCAATTGGATGAACATAATATTCATTGATACTATAGAAATGCACAATTAAAATGCTTTACGTACCATTGTCAGTGATGTACAGATATGAAATGCTCCTGTTGATGGTCGTCTCTGTACTTCTCTACCTATATGATGGTTCTGATTTGAGAATCTGGTCTGGAAATCAGTCTCTTGGGGTATTTATGGGGTTTAGGACTTCCCTTCCCGGATCCACATGTCACATCAGCCAGTAAAAGCAATGGAATTCTAGTTTGTGGAAATACCCCTCTCTAACACTGATCAAGGAGGAAACACTTTCCTTTTTTTACACTCTCAAGGCGTTAGTTTGCAAGGAAGTGACCTCTCAGGAAATAAGCTTTTGGGGCTGATACGACCACAGCAGGATGACTGCATATTTACACAGTATATTCAGAAATAGAAATAACACTTCAATTGCTCCTTTTTTATTGTGTATACAATTTCACAATAAAAACTTTCACTTTTTATTCTGAAAAAGTAATCAACAGGGAGATCTAATGGCAGAAACACATTTCATGTTAATATCTTCAGCTCTGTTTATATAAAGGAAAGAGGGATACAATATGGGTCAAGAGGGGAATCATAGGAATTGTTGCCAGTAATTATTCCATTAGTGCCTTTACTGTATCTTCCCAGTTTTGTGGAAATACAATTAATGGTGAATTTATCTAATCTGTGTAGTAAATGTcatgaaaataaaatttaaagacaATTAATTACTTCTACAAACTGATAACTTTTTATAGGTATTACAAGAAACACCCATAAGAATATTCACGAttcaatttaaaaagtaaatattaaaagtaaGACAAGAATCATTGAATGTGAGACAAATTTGTTCAGTAATTAAACCTAACTGTTTCAAATTTCCTTTGTTTAAAAGCTGTTAGTTTCACATTTTAAAGTTTGAGTTTTTTCAGCTTGATTTTTGTGTGACCCTAAACCCTTTTTTGGATGCCACTCTGTTTAATGTGTTTGCACAGTGTTGGACCAGCTTCCTTATTACAGATTTAGCTGCCATGAAGGCACCGGAAAAAAAGGAGAAAAGAAgagaaaagaataataaaaataaacttgtGTAAACAATTTGTGATAGTTAGCTTATCTAACATCATAGAATATTAAATCTCATTCAAAAATATCTCTTTAAAAACAAATCCGCATATAAACATCTCAAATGAAGGATTAttgttttattctttttattctgATAAATGATTAGTGAGTGGATTGATTTGGTTACGATGATATAGTTAGCATATATTAGACTTAGTTTGAAgcaaaatgaattaattaaaattgGACATGTGGAACTAACGATAATGGAAATAAAATTTGAATGTTTGAAATGTTATTTTACAGATGATATTTACcttgatgtttttttatttgggGCAAacgtacggtggccgacagaggccaacgcgctgcaaacaagaaaacatatgcaaacagaaaaaacgacaacaaattaagaaaacatcttcatcagtttgacaacacaggcgctgcaaatcctcgcaacgcaaacacaaatacggaaacgcgctgcaaattctcacaacacaaccaaactcagaaacgcgctgcgaacacacgaacgcgctgcatatagcacggaccacaacggaaatgtttcagggggacctcaaaaagtgacgaacccatctgggacctgattattttgttcagtggctgttggtcagagcagaggtgttatcggtgaactatcaccttttagtgatagtatagtatcacttaaaggtgatagtgatataaataatcaggtcccagatgagttcgtcactttttgaggtccccctgaaacatttccgttgtggaccgagctgtatgcagcgcgtttgttagtttgcagcgccctcgtgtgttcgcagcgcgtttctgagtttggttgtgttgtgagaatttgcagcgcgtttccgtatttgtgtttgcgttgcgaggatttgcagcgtctgtgttgtcaaactgatgaagatgttttcttaatttgttgtcgtttttttctgtttgcatgtgttttcttgtttgcagcgcgttggcctctgtcggccaccgtactaCGAACGGATCTGATAGAAATGATGTTACAACTGAAGCACAGTCACAAGTAAACCAAACATGTTTACATAGATGGTTAATGACTGTGCTTTGGATTGTCATATTTTttcctttaaaatgtaataacattTTTATGATTATATTAGGCCTAGGATAGATTCAGTTTAGCTTTTCTGcgttctttttgaatatatttaaaaaaatgtaatttattcgagtgatcaaagcaaaattttcagcatcattactcagtgtcacatgatccttcagaaatcattctaatatgctgaattgctgttcaagtaacatttatttttattaataatatttaaaacacatttctttttcaggattctttgatccaAAGATCACCATTAtatgaaatgaaaagcttttgtaacattttattattattattattttttttttttttaattatagaaattattagttttacttagcaaggatgatttTGGTTGAGACATTTATAAGTAAAGTATAagtaaaacatttctatttcagaactttctgctcatcaaagaaacctgaaaaaaaaaaatctacttagctgttttaaaataaaggttttcgagcagcaaatcagaatattagaataatttctgaagggtcatgtgactggagtaatgatgctataaattcagctttgaaattacaggaataaattatattttaaaatatattcatatagaaacagttattttaaatagtaaaaatatttctgaattttacttttttcctgtactgtgtatcaaataaatgcaggttggtgagcagaatagacttcttaaataacataaaaaaaaaacattcaaaatgttaggctactgtccaaaaacttttgactggttatgGTGAAAATTCACAAAATCTTGGTTACTTCAAGATTATTCTCTTTTATTCTCTTCTTCATTTGGAATTTTTTGATTCTAGATGAACAGCatggaaaaattaaaacaattactACTTACTAGAAGTAAAACAATTACTATCTTGGATTAGATACAGTAGCTATGCTGTGTGGGCTGAGAGGGAAAGTCCGCAGGTCTGTAAAAAGGAAAGGGTGGTGAAAGGGAGATAACGGGACAATGTCACACTGACAtgctaatgttatttttttttccagtttgacATAAACTGTATGAACcagataatacaaataaaataatgtctttttttgtaataattaatttACTCCATTGACAATTTCTCCCCCTTTCTCCAAAAACGTTTTATTAATTTAGTTTCtaccaatatttatttattgactatAATTTCGGtttttgtatttacatttttttcgtcgtgttatttttattaagtgttTCCGGTTTGGAACGTCTGTTGATATAGCTTTAAGAATATGGCGTGATGCCTGTATAAGGTTCGTCTCTTGCCTGCAGCTGCCACAGCGAAGATGGCAGACTCTCTGAGCAAAGTGCCCGATGTCGACATTGATCCAGAGGGAAAGTTTAAATACATATTAGTGAACATAAAGGTTAAAGGAGGAACGGAACAAAAAGTGATAGTGAGAGGAACTAAAACTGCGGAGTACCACAGTAAGTGTGCGCGCGCGACTGTCTGTCTCTGCAAGCCAGCAAGTTTACTTTATCCTTCTCAGACAGCTCAGGAGTATTTATAAATCAACTGGTAACATCCATTCTGTTTCTCACTGTTTATTGACATTGAGGAAAGTAACCTGTCAACATAAATGATTGACAGGTATCATTACATTGTTTTTGAGGCTTAACTGATATAAAAGAGATACAGTACTAGCTGTAACTTAGTAATGTTTAGTTGATGAGTTTAACTGTTGTAATGTAAAAAGACCTAAACTTACAACAGATGTCAAAATAAACATGACAATTGATCCATTTTCCCTATCTATCCTCATTAAATAACTTTTTAATCAGATCACATATTTGAAAAAGTGAATCCTGCAATGGAGGCCTTGGGACTGGAGTGTAATTGTCTTGGTGGCGGCAAGATTGAGCACAACAACACAGAAAAGAAGCTTCGGGTGTTTGGAGAGTCTACGGTAACACACTTAACCATTATAACAACCGTTTAATAATGTGACATAAAATAAGGTTACAGCAGGGGGTTAAATAAACACATTCAAAAATTACAGTATCATAGAGATGCAAAGAGTAgcctattattttaatatttacactaccagtcaaaaggaagtttttaaggaagtctctgCTCACctaacctgcatttatttgatccaaagtacagcaaaaacagtaaaattttgaaatattttcactatttaaaatgagttttttatttgaatatattttattccggtgatcaaagctaaattttcagcatcattaccccagttctcagtgtcacatgatccttcagaaatcgttctaataaaCTGATATGctgttcttattattattattattaatatttaaaacagttgagtacatttttttttcaggattctttggtaacTAGAACGATCTGatttaccatttaaaagcttggagtaaaAAAATTATCTTAagcaatgataaagacatttatgatgttaccaaagatttctatttttaaaaaaatgctggtctgccgttttcaacataataacaataatgtttttgagcagcaaatcagaatattagaaggatttctgaatgatcatgtgactggagtaatgatgctaaaattcaactttgaaatcacaggaataaattacattttaatatatatatatttagttgaacatagaaaaaaatgtaagtttttttctgtacattgaatcaaataaatgcaggcttggtgagcagaagagactttaaaaagcaaaaatcttactgttcaaaaacttttgactggtagtgtgtcttTCTTTATATTAAGTAAATTTCACAAGAGATCAGATCACACGTCCTCATCATATACGAAGACACTGCTTAAAATAGGCAGTGTATGTAAAGTGAACAAACTAGTGCATTAAAATAAGTGCACAATTTTGAGCATGAATATTTGGGGGACTTTCCTATGTTTCCTATGTTATGAAGAACTAAATATTGTTTGCTAGGCATGTTCTTGGTATTTTGAGTCAAAGCCtgcttttaaagacattttttcctttttctagGGATATGGCAAGGCTGACCATGCTGTCACAGTGGAAAAGCTCAAATCTGTCTTCAAAGACTATGAAATCACTATGGAATAGAATAAGCTAATCACTTTAAATTCATGAACATTTTGTGAAAGTACACAATTTGATAACACTTTAGCTATCCCTTCTTTTCATTTGGTTATTTAGGCTGATGAGATGGTAAATAAATGTTCACTGATTTGCCAGCAGTGTCAA
The window above is part of the Garra rufa chromosome 13, GarRuf1.0, whole genome shotgun sequence genome. Proteins encoded here:
- the LOC141283248 gene encoding E-selectin-like, whose translation is MDIFNKVPLQFFASLVLIYSALNIWSGTEGWSYHYSDSMMNWESARDWCRQRFTDMVAIQNKEEINHLNSFLPKVSGYYWIGIRKINDNWTWVGTNKTLTKEAENWAEKEPNNGGNHEDCVEIYIKREKDEGKWNDESCYRKKTALCYTAACKVDSCVSGHGECVETINDHKCSCFDGFYGERCEHVVKCKPEDITPLDYASIDCSHPNGNFSYASQCKYSCEKGYKLKGSSTTTCTSTTKWSSKPPTCELVQCPELNKPQEGEMQCQNPMGNFRYQSTCEFMCDEGYTLRDSSSSTLFCEATGHWNDSQPTCEIVKCKPEDVTPPDHASVQCSYPNGNFSYDSQCEYSCKEGYKLKGSSTTTCTSTTEWSSKPPTCELVQCPELNKPQEGEMQCQNPMGNFRYQSTCEFKCKKGYTLRDSSSSTLFCKATGHWNDSQPTCEIVKCKPEDVTPPDHATVQCSYPNGNFSYDSQCKYSCKEGYKLKGSSMTRCTSTTEWSSKPPTCELVRCPELNKPQEGEMQCQNPMGNFSYQSTCEFKCEKGYTLRNSSSSTLFCEAIGHWNDSQPTCEIVKCEPEDVTPPDHATVQCSYPNGNFSYDSRCEYSCEEGYELKGSSTTTCTSTTEWSSKPPTCELVQCPELNKPQKGKMQCQNPMGNFRYQSTCEFMCEKGYTLRNSNSSTLFCGATGSWNDSQPTCEIVQCKPEDVSPPDHASVQCSYPNGNFSYDSQCKYSCEEGYELKGSSTTTCTSTTEWSSKAPTCELIHCPALNSPVNGELSCTSSSNYGSKCSFSCVEGFRLQGASEISCTKTAKWSQEPPRCEAVVCPQLPEPINGYMNCSSEEPTFGTFCIFICDEGQLLEEDSDKIMMCNSNGSWSGEVAVCQAHPDTSASLLEATEVTVGVAGAISASSLGLVLWILKKLRKKASNFDLNSTLDIEDPPQSYKNSIDSLI
- the LOC141283249 gene encoding 14 kDa phosphohistidine phosphatase yields the protein MADSLSKVPDVDIDPEGKFKYILVNIKVKGGTEQKVIVRGTKTAEYHNHIFEKVNPAMEALGLECNCLGGGKIEHNNTEKKLRVFGESTGYGKADHAVTVEKLKSVFKDYEITME